The Crocosphaera sp. UHCC 0190 DNA segment TAGCCCACCGGGACAATAGCTCGATGCCAGGATTAATCTTAAAGCCCAAAAGCTCCTCTAAATATTGAGGGGCTTTTTGGTTTAATGAATTTCTGATTTAACATATCCTTGCATCACAGGATAAATGATCTTTTATAAACATTTCCGGGACTGTGATCAGAATTAATTTCAATCACTAAATCCACCAATTTAGAATTTTGGAGTAAAGAAGTGATAAATAATTCTGGGTGCAGTGATTTCCAAAAATAATCTACAAATTCATCAATTTCTTGTTCACTCATTCCTGTTTTGCCTGAAGCAATCATTTGTTGTTCAGCTTCTTTACGCCATTCTTTACTAAAATGATAGTCAAGAGGATAAAGAACCATCAGACTATCTAAGGGTTTCCATAGGGGTAAATAGTCTTTTAACTTCTGATTAATATCCTTGGCAAATTGTCTATCTTCTTCTGTTTTAATGGGATCTGGGGAGTTATTAAAGTTAGTCTCATCGATGGGACTAACTCCCAAAAACCAGCCTTCAAACAGGATAATATCAGCCTGTTTAATTATTTCTGGTTCTATTCTATCACCTTGTCCATTCCAGAGAGATTTATCAAAACGAGGAATAGAAATAGGTTGAGAATTATGAGGATCACGCAATTGATTTAAAACCTTAATTCCTAATTCTATATCATGAGTTCCTGGGGGGCCACGCCAAATTAAACGGGGGTCAATTGCTTTCAGTTTCTGGCGTTCAGCATAGGTTTTATATAAATCGTCAAGAGAAATATCAATTGTTGTGTAACCAAGCTGTTTTAAAATTAAGCGAATAATTGT contains these protein-coding regions:
- a CDS encoding glycerate kinase codes for the protein MSYLQILNKLTQKKLLSSLELEVLLQEELTNINQCQAFKITQSNGLGKINNRAKLFRETHKELEKTYQKLELERNDILSILWRFWLPLSIQLAEKRNKLERPLIQGILGGQGTGKTTLSTIIRLILKQLGYTTIDISLDDLYKTYAERQKLKAIDPRLIWRGPPGTHDIELGIKVLNQLRDPHNSQPISIPRFDKSLWNGQGDRIEPEIIKQADIILFEGWFLGVSPIDETNFNNSPDPIKTEEDRQFAKDINQKLKDYLPLWKPLDSLMVLYPLDYHFSKEWRKEAEQQMIASGKTGMSEQEIDEFVDYFWKSLHPELFITSLLQNSKLVDLVIEINSDHSPGNVYKRSFIL